Proteins from a single region of Paenibacillus sp. BIHB 4019:
- a CDS encoding alpha/beta hydrolase: MDGQQMDHKQQIEMVRRFRENVVGTGAALQPSASFAIQRQEVIIPTSAGDTRVLVYTPESALPNSLPVYINMHGGGFILGKAEMDDPWCRLIAHRAGCVVINVDYLLAPEHRFPTAVHECYDVAKWVHEHPESFSINSAIMAIGGHSAGGNLAAAVCLLNQQSGSELPIVLQIIDYAPLDLAMDPALKPSFEEAIPAEMAKIFNSMYLASADDAHSPLASPVYAEALQGLPEALVITAGKDSLAEEGSAYAAKLQQNGVKVLHKQYEGAAHGFTHYGDLAVAEDAWHLISDKLKEAFSKGQQG, from the coding sequence ATGGATGGACAGCAAATGGATCATAAGCAGCAAATAGAAATGGTACGAAGATTTCGTGAAAATGTGGTGGGTACGGGAGCCGCGCTCCAGCCAAGCGCAAGCTTTGCTATACAAAGGCAAGAGGTCATCATTCCTACCAGCGCTGGGGATACTCGTGTCCTGGTGTATACACCAGAATCTGCTTTGCCTAATTCTCTACCTGTATACATTAATATGCACGGGGGCGGTTTTATTTTGGGAAAGGCAGAAATGGATGATCCTTGGTGTCGATTGATTGCCCATCGAGCTGGCTGTGTCGTCATTAATGTCGATTATCTCCTTGCTCCTGAGCATAGGTTCCCGACGGCCGTTCATGAATGTTATGACGTTGCCAAGTGGGTTCACGAGCATCCAGAATCTTTTTCAATCAACTCAGCGATTATGGCGATCGGGGGACATAGTGCAGGCGGCAATCTGGCTGCCGCTGTATGCTTGTTAAATCAACAGAGTGGGAGCGAGCTTCCGATCGTATTGCAAATTATTGATTATGCGCCATTGGATTTGGCAATGGATCCTGCTTTAAAACCAAGCTTTGAGGAAGCGATCCCGGCGGAAATGGCAAAAATATTTAACTCCATGTATTTGGCATCCGCAGACGATGCCCATAGTCCGCTAGCTTCGCCTGTATATGCGGAAGCTCTTCAAGGACTGCCCGAAGCATTGGTTATTACCGCTGGAAAAGATTCATTGGCTGAAGAAGGCAGCGCCTATGCTGCAAAGCTGCAACAAAATGGTGTGAAGGTGCTGCATAAACAATATGAGGGAGCAGCGCACGGATTTACCCATTATGGTGATCTAGCCGTCGCAGAAGATGCCTGGCACCTGATAAGCGACAAACTGAAAGAAGCTTTCTCAAAAGGCCAACAAGGATAG
- a CDS encoding methyl-accepting chemotaxis protein — protein sequence MKNSFLRSNTEKVNPIIACILWLALLSFCFFLASGQVKVEVVFSLFLELVVATVLMSRKKYPIQTMVTLMIAILTCTTPYIESAGAGMLIMVVLCVVSLYLNRVLLFGFGGLYNISYIVIYYSKHEQFDTTFYMTIGFIELTIVALYFVCKRGNDLIHVSRHKEAEARELLDERDNMVGVVHENTSSLNADIANCNHDMGVLKKMSNTITASIQEVTAGIRDQSESMAHISEMMNHADGKMSEINQLSHNLADLSGSNGRAVRQSSERIVQMGKQMNIINSAVSDSLTTVQELNKSVDDVNTFLLAIKQISDQTSILALNANIEAARAGEAGAGFAVVANEVQKLAQECLNSVKQINMIIHNIKSKTQLVVDKASNGSVAAKEGEALTGQVLDSFDSIRSSFQRIDHYIAQELDMTDQMSVIFSQVRTQVDHISGISQKHAAATEGVLTTTQEQEKNIDVIYDFIGNINNSSIRLQELIEKSSK from the coding sequence ATGAAAAACAGCTTTTTGAGAAGCAACACTGAAAAAGTCAACCCAATAATCGCGTGCATTTTATGGCTTGCTTTGTTATCCTTCTGTTTCTTTCTTGCCAGTGGTCAAGTTAAAGTTGAAGTGGTTTTCTCGCTGTTTTTGGAGCTGGTCGTTGCGACGGTACTAATGTCTAGAAAAAAATACCCGATTCAGACGATGGTTACTTTGATGATCGCCATATTAACCTGTACAACCCCGTATATAGAATCGGCTGGGGCGGGCATGCTCATTATGGTCGTGCTTTGTGTCGTTTCGCTTTATTTGAATAGAGTGCTGCTATTCGGATTTGGAGGCTTGTACAATATATCCTATATTGTGATTTACTACTCCAAACACGAGCAATTCGATACAACCTTTTATATGACGATTGGTTTCATCGAACTGACGATTGTGGCGTTATATTTTGTCTGCAAACGCGGAAATGATCTCATTCATGTAAGCCGGCATAAAGAAGCCGAAGCCCGGGAGCTGTTGGACGAGCGGGATAATATGGTCGGTGTCGTTCACGAGAACACGTCCTCGTTAAATGCCGATATTGCCAACTGTAATCACGATATGGGCGTGTTAAAGAAGATGAGCAATACGATAACGGCCAGCATACAGGAAGTGACGGCGGGAATTCGAGATCAGTCTGAAAGCATGGCTCATATAAGCGAAATGATGAACCATGCGGATGGGAAGATGTCGGAAATCAATCAGCTGTCCCACAATCTCGCCGACCTCTCAGGCAGCAACGGAAGGGCCGTTCGCCAAAGCTCGGAGCGAATCGTTCAAATGGGCAAACAAATGAATATCATCAACTCGGCCGTATCGGATTCATTAACTACCGTTCAGGAATTAAACAAAAGCGTGGACGATGTGAATACTTTCCTGCTAGCCATTAAGCAGATTTCCGATCAGACCAGCATTCTCGCTTTAAATGCTAATATTGAAGCCGCCAGGGCGGGGGAAGCCGGAGCGGGATTTGCGGTCGTGGCGAATGAAGTTCAGAAGCTTGCCCAGGAATGCTTAAACTCGGTTAAACAAATCAATATGATTATTCATAATATTAAAAGCAAAACGCAGCTTGTGGTTGACAAGGCCAGCAACGGCAGCGTGGCAGCCAAAGAAGGGGAAGCGCTCACCGGTCAAGTGCTGGATAGCTTTGACAGCATTAGATCCTCTTTTCAACGGATTGATCACTACATAGCCCAGGAATTGGACATGACGGATCAAATGAGTGTAATCTTTTCTCAAGTGCGGACGCAGGTTGATCATATTTCGGGAATTTCTCAAAAGCATGCAGCAGCAACCGAAGGGGTACTGACCACGACACAAGAGCAGGAGAAAAATATCGATGTCATCTACGATTTTATCGGCAATATTAACAACTCCAGCATTCGGCTGCAGGAATTAATTGAGAAAAGCTCTAAATAA